One stretch of Streptococcus australis DNA includes these proteins:
- a CDS encoding chromosome partitioning protein ParB, whose translation MKVNIKDLHPSQLYLSEKKLQNIQMLYQSAEMPNINPISVLTFGDCLLITDGHHRAYQTLLAGRDTISAEWDRDCGDELYHLYAQACEERKIYSVLDLKDRILPQDEYEAKWYNWCDGFNQAATLLLKRQADETNPTNR comes from the coding sequence ATGAAAGTCAACATAAAAGATCTTCATCCGAGTCAGCTATACTTATCAGAAAAGAAGTTACAAAATATCCAGATGCTTTATCAGTCGGCAGAAATGCCCAATATTAATCCAATCAGTGTTCTTACCTTCGGAGATTGCTTGTTGATTACAGACGGGCATCACAGGGCTTATCAGACTTTATTGGCAGGTCGGGATACGATTTCTGCTGAGTGGGATAGAGATTGTGGTGATGAACTGTATCATCTCTATGCGCAAGCTTGCGAGGAAAGAAAGATTTACTCTGTTCTGGATTTAAAAGACCGTATCTTACCTCAAGATGAGTATGAAGCAAAATGGTATAACTGGTGTGATGGTTTTAATCAAGCAGCAACTCTTTTATTGAAAAGGCAAGCAGATGAAACAAATCCTACAAATAGGTAA
- the rpsI gene encoding 30S ribosomal protein S9 → MSQAQYAGTGRRKNAVARVRLVPGTGKITVNKKDVEEYIPHADLRLVINQPFAVTSTVGSYDVFVNVVGGGYAGQAGAIRHGIARALLQVDPDFRDSLKRAGLLTRDSRKVERKKPGLKKARKASQFSKR, encoded by the coding sequence ATGTCACAAGCACAATATGCAGGTACTGGACGTCGTAAAAACGCTGTTGCACGCGTTCGCCTTGTTCCAGGAACTGGTAAAATCACTGTTAACAAAAAAGATGTTGAAGAGTACATCCCACACGCTGACCTTCGTCTTGTAATCAACCAACCATTCGCAGTTACTTCAACTGTAGGTTCATACGACGTTTTCGTTAACGTTGTAGGTGGTGGTTACGCTGGTCAAGCAGGAGCTATCCGTCACGGTATCGCTCGTGCCCTTCTTCAAGTAGACCCAGACTTCCGCGATTCATTGAAACGCGCAGGCCTTCTTACACGTGACTCACGTAAAGTTGAACGTAAGAAACCAGGTCTTAAGAAAGCTCGTAAAGCATCACAATTTAGTAAACGTTAA
- a CDS encoding rhomboid family intramembrane serine protease produces the protein MKNILKTYPVVSTLTFICLLLGILTSIYGDAMYDLLAFHSKPVYYWQYMSGTLMHGSKGAPLWFLWVHLFLNGLMILPFGGLLERKRGSKHVLLVFVTATVISSIAFHFLTQGQKIQATGISAVGYAFITGGVILLPNIWKEFSCTVKLYYLFLILLASLMLLPMITGWISTCLHLSGIASYLFVFSSATILRKKLEPSGD, from the coding sequence ATGAAAAACATCCTCAAAACCTACCCAGTTGTCAGTACTTTAACTTTCATTTGTTTATTGTTAGGAATTCTCACTTCTATTTATGGGGATGCTATGTACGACCTATTGGCCTTTCATTCAAAACCGGTTTATTATTGGCAGTATATGAGTGGAACCTTGATGCATGGAAGTAAAGGAGCCCCCCTCTGGTTTTTATGGGTACATCTATTTTTAAATGGGCTCATGATTCTACCTTTTGGCGGACTACTGGAAAGGAAAAGAGGCTCCAAACATGTCTTGCTTGTTTTTGTTACCGCGACAGTCATCTCTTCCATCGCCTTTCACTTCTTAACACAGGGGCAAAAAATTCAGGCGACGGGGATTTCTGCGGTTGGCTATGCTTTTATAACTGGAGGAGTCATACTTTTACCGAATATTTGGAAAGAATTTTCATGCACTGTAAAACTGTATTATCTTTTCTTAATCCTTCTAGCTAGCCTGATGCTTTTACCAATGATCACCGGATGGATCTCGACTTGCTTGCATCTTTCGGGGATTGCTAGTTACCTTTTTGTTTTTTCTTCAGCCACTATCTTAAGGAAAAAGCTTGAGCCATCCGGTGATTGA
- a CDS encoding ECF transporter S component, with protein MTNTRRLSTIAILSAISFVLMYFDFPLLPAATFLKIEFSILPVLVGLVVMDLPAAIGILLLRSLLKLLLNSQGVNTYIGLPMNIVALGVFVIAFGLIWKKERSTLRFLLASLAGTIGLTSAMLVLNYVYAVPLYAQFANFDIGKILGLSNYLMTMVLPFNLIEGVIFAVSFWLLHVLLKPTLKHYER; from the coding sequence ATGACAAACACACGTCGACTTTCGACCATTGCGATTTTATCAGCCATTTCATTTGTGCTGATGTACTTTGACTTTCCGCTCTTGCCAGCGGCAACCTTCCTCAAGATCGAGTTTAGTATCTTGCCAGTCCTTGTGGGCTTGGTGGTGATGGATTTGCCTGCTGCTATCGGGATTCTCTTGTTGCGCTCACTCTTGAAGTTGCTTCTGAATAGCCAGGGAGTGAATACTTATATTGGGTTGCCAATGAATATTGTAGCCTTGGGAGTTTTTGTTATCGCATTTGGTTTGATTTGGAAAAAGGAACGCAGCACCCTTCGTTTTCTACTAGCATCTCTAGCGGGAACTATAGGATTGACTTCAGCGATGTTGGTTCTCAACTATGTCTATGCTGTTCCTTTGTACGCGCAGTTTGCTAACTTCGATATTGGAAAAATTTTGGGACTTTCCAACTACCTAATGACTATGGTCTTACCTTTTAACTTGATTGAAGGTGTAATCTTTGCCGTTTCATTCTGGTTGTTACATGTCCTTTTGAAGCCAACCTTAAAACATTATGAGAGATAA
- a CDS encoding phosphatase PAP2 family protein, with protein MRDKQTFLMKGSFALLLFVLLGYMVKFYPEMLVGFDQPIQTAIRGDLPDYLTVLFCALTHLIDIPVIITWVAIATFIFYRKQWKIESYFMAGNLALAGLLIVTFKNIYQRPRPAILHLVEEKGFSFPSGHSLAVTLMVGTLIVILSQRIKDPVWRKIVQIVLGLYLVSVLVSRVYLGVHYPSDVLASLCVGLGVLFIEFPFYDKLRFQWRFKGIQK; from the coding sequence ATGAGAGATAAACAAACATTTTTAATGAAGGGCAGTTTTGCCCTTTTACTTTTCGTCCTACTTGGCTATATGGTTAAGTTTTACCCCGAAATGCTGGTCGGTTTTGACCAACCGATTCAGACAGCTATTCGTGGGGATTTGCCAGATTATTTGACAGTTCTGTTCTGTGCCCTTACGCATTTGATTGATATCCCAGTGATTATCACCTGGGTTGCCATCGCAACCTTTATCTTTTATCGTAAGCAGTGGAAGATAGAAAGCTACTTCATGGCGGGCAATCTAGCTTTGGCTGGTCTTTTAATCGTGACTTTTAAAAATATCTACCAGCGCCCACGGCCAGCTATCTTACACTTGGTAGAGGAGAAGGGATTTTCCTTCCCAAGCGGGCATTCTCTTGCAGTGACACTGATGGTAGGTACTTTGATTGTCATTCTCAGTCAACGAATTAAAGATCCAGTCTGGAGAAAAATCGTGCAAATCGTGCTAGGTCTCTACCTAGTCAGTGTACTGGTGTCAAGGGTCTATCTGGGAGTTCACTATCCATCAGACGTCCTTGCCAGTCTCTGTGTGGGCTTGGGAGTCTTGTTTATCGAATTTCCCTTCTATGACAAGCTCCGCTTCCAATGGCGATTTAAAGGCATACAGAAGTAA
- a CDS encoding tRNA (cytidine(34)-2'-O)-methyltransferase, whose product MTNHIVLFEPQIPQNTGNIARTCAATNSPLHIIKPMGFPIDDRKMKRAGLDYWDKLEIHFYDNLADFMSQMKGKLYLISKFAEKVYSEANLASDEDQYFLFGREDKGLPEEFMREHPEKVLRIPMNDEHVRSLNVSNTVCMIVYEALRQQNFAGLELVHTYEADKLK is encoded by the coding sequence ATGACAAATCACATTGTTTTATTTGAACCTCAGATTCCACAAAATACAGGTAATATCGCGCGTACTTGCGCTGCGACCAATTCTCCCCTCCACATCATCAAACCGATGGGCTTTCCTATTGATGACCGCAAAATGAAGCGAGCAGGTTTAGATTATTGGGATAAGTTAGAGATTCATTTTTATGATAACTTGGCAGACTTTATGTCTCAGATGAAGGGAAAACTCTACTTGATTTCCAAATTTGCAGAAAAGGTTTATTCTGAGGCGAATTTGGCAAGCGATGAGGACCAGTATTTTCTCTTTGGACGTGAGGATAAGGGTTTGCCAGAGGAATTTATGCGAGAACATCCTGAGAAGGTTCTCCGTATTCCCATGAATGATGAACACGTCCGCAGTCTCAATGTGTCTAATACCGTCTGCATGATTGTCTATGAGGCTCTTCGTCAGCAGAACTTTGCAGGTCTTGAGCTTGTTCACACCTATGAAGCAGATAAATTGAAATAA
- a CDS encoding ABC transporter ATP-binding protein — MLEVRNLEKSFGSKQVLFGVDFQASPGRILGLVGKNGAGKTTIFHSILKFLEYQGEISLDGQDIRQETYARIGYLPEERSLMPKLTVLEQVRYLATLKGMDAKEVKEKLPQWMEKLEVKGKLTDKIKSLSKGNQQKIQLIITLIHEPDLIILDEPFSGLDPVNTELLKQVILKEKERGATIIFSDHVMTNVEELCDDILMIRDGRVVLHGPVQDVRNQYGKTRLFVSSERSKEELESLPHVKQVSLTKQGSWKLILDDENAGRELFPILTQGQYIATFDQQAPTIDEIFKLESGVEV, encoded by the coding sequence ATGCTAGAAGTAAGAAATCTAGAGAAAAGTTTCGGTTCCAAGCAAGTCTTGTTTGGTGTAGATTTTCAGGCAAGTCCAGGACGAATTCTAGGGCTGGTCGGGAAAAATGGTGCTGGGAAAACAACGATTTTCCACAGTATTTTGAAATTTTTGGAGTACCAAGGAGAGATCAGTCTGGATGGGCAGGATATTCGTCAGGAGACTTACGCTCGGATTGGTTATCTGCCTGAAGAACGCAGTCTCATGCCCAAGTTGACAGTCCTTGAGCAAGTTCGTTACTTGGCTACTCTAAAGGGCATGGATGCTAAGGAGGTCAAAGAAAAACTCCCTCAATGGATGGAAAAACTGGAAGTTAAGGGGAAATTGACCGACAAAATCAAGAGCCTCTCAAAAGGAAATCAGCAGAAAATCCAGTTGATTATCACCCTAATCCATGAACCAGACTTGATTATCCTGGATGAGCCCTTTAGTGGTCTGGATCCAGTCAATACCGAGTTGCTCAAGCAGGTTATCTTAAAAGAAAAAGAGCGTGGTGCGACCATTATCTTTTCAGATCATGTCATGACCAATGTCGAGGAGCTTTGCGATGATATTCTGATGATTCGAGATGGACGTGTGGTCTTGCATGGACCAGTTCAGGATGTCCGCAATCAATACGGAAAAACGCGTCTCTTTGTTTCAAGTGAACGAAGCAAGGAAGAACTGGAAAGTCTTCCTCATGTCAAACAGGTGAGCTTGACTAAGCAAGGCAGTTGGAAATTGATCCTAGATGATGAGAACGCTGGAAGAGAACTCTTCCCGATCCTCACTCAAGGTCAATACATCGCGACCTTTGACCAACAAGCTCCAACAATCGATGAAATCTTTAAACTAGAATCAGGGGTGGAAGTATGA
- the rplM gene encoding 50S ribosomal protein L13, which translates to MNKTTFMAKPGQVERKWYVVDATDVPLGRLSAVVASVLRGKNKPTFTPHTDTGDFVIVINAEKVKLTGKKATDKIYYTHSNHPGGLKQISAGELRSKNAVRLIEKSVKGMLPHNTLGRAQGMKLKVFVGAEHTHAAQQPEVLDISGLI; encoded by the coding sequence ATGAACAAAACTACATTCATGGCTAAACCAGGCCAAGTAGAACGCAAATGGTACGTTGTTGACGCAACTGATGTACCTCTTGGACGCCTTTCAGCAGTTGTTGCTAGCGTACTTCGCGGAAAAAACAAACCAACATTCACACCACACACTGATACAGGTGACTTCGTAATCGTTATCAATGCTGAAAAAGTTAAATTGACTGGTAAAAAAGCAACTGATAAGATCTACTACACTCACTCAAACCACCCAGGTGGATTGAAACAAATCTCTGCTGGTGAACTTCGTTCTAAAAATGCAGTACGTTTGATCGAAAAATCAGTTAAAGGTATGCTTCCACACAATACTCTTGGCCGCGCTCAAGGTATGAAGTTGAAAGTATTTGTTGGAGCTGAGCACACTCACGCTGCACAACAACCAGAAGTTCTTGATATTTCAGGACTTATCTAA
- a CDS encoding ABC transporter permease — translation MRNMWVVIKETYLRHVKSWSFFFMVISPFFFIALTGGISYLQGSSMAKNSKVAVVTTVPSVAEGLRDTNGINFDYQDEASAQAAIKDEKIKGYLTIDQEDSVIKAVYHGETSLETGIKLAVTNKLNELQYQLNRSAANLSQEQEKRLAQTVDFTEKIDESKENKKMVQTIAAAGLGFFLYMILITYASVTAQEVASEKGTKIMEVVFSSIRASHYFYARMIALLLVILTHIGIYVVGGLAALLLFKDLPFLANSGILNHLGEAFTVNTLLFVLVSLFMYVVLAAFLGSMVSRPEDAGKALSPLMILIIAGFIGVTALGAAGDNLVLKIGSYIPFISTFFMPFRAINGYASDLEAWISLAITIVFAVTATVFIGRMYASLVLQTDDLGLWKSFKRALTYK, via the coding sequence ATGAGAAATATGTGGGTAGTTATTAAAGAAACTTATCTGCGACATGTCAAGTCCTGGAGTTTCTTCTTTATGGTCATTTCACCATTCTTTTTTATAGCTCTAACTGGAGGCATTAGCTATCTTCAAGGATCTTCTATGGCTAAAAATAGCAAGGTGGCTGTGGTGACAACTGTACCATCTGTGGCAGAAGGGCTCAGGGATACCAATGGGATTAACTTTGACTATCAGGATGAAGCTAGTGCCCAAGCTGCTATCAAGGATGAAAAAATCAAGGGTTATCTAACTATTGATCAAGAGGATAGTGTCATCAAGGCTGTTTACCATGGTGAAACCTCGCTTGAAACAGGTATCAAGCTAGCAGTAACCAATAAACTCAATGAACTTCAATACCAACTCAATCGCTCGGCGGCTAATTTGTCCCAAGAGCAGGAAAAACGCCTGGCTCAAACTGTTGACTTTACTGAGAAGATTGACGAATCCAAAGAAAATAAAAAGATGGTCCAAACCATTGCGGCTGCAGGGCTCGGTTTCTTCCTTTATATGATCTTGATTACCTACGCAAGTGTCACTGCTCAGGAAGTGGCTAGCGAGAAAGGAACCAAAATTATGGAAGTTGTCTTTTCTAGTATCCGAGCTAGCCATTATTTCTACGCTCGCATGATTGCCTTGCTTCTTGTAATTTTGACCCATATTGGTATTTATGTCGTGGGTGGACTTGCTGCGCTTCTTCTCTTCAAAGATTTACCATTCTTGGCAAATTCAGGTATTTTAAACCATTTGGGAGAAGCCTTCACTGTCAATACCTTACTATTTGTCTTAGTGAGTCTCTTTATGTACGTAGTTTTGGCAGCCTTCCTTGGTTCCATGGTTTCTCGTCCTGAAGATGCCGGTAAGGCCTTGTCGCCTTTGATGATCTTGATTATAGCAGGCTTTATAGGGGTAACAGCCTTGGGTGCTGCAGGGGACAATTTAGTTTTGAAAATTGGTTCCTACATTCCCTTCATTTCAACCTTCTTTATGCCATTTAGAGCCATTAATGGTTATGCAAGTGATTTAGAGGCTTGGATTTCACTGGCGATTACAATCGTTTTTGCAGTAACTGCGACAGTCTTTATCGGGCGTATGTATGCCAGCCTAGTCCTTCAGACAGATGATTTAGGCCTATGGAAAAGCTTTAAACGTGCCTTGACATATAAATAG
- the trkA gene encoding Trk system potassium transporter TrkA, whose product MKIVLVGGGKVGFALCRSLVAEKHDVVLIEQNEAVLNHIVSRFDIMGLLGNGADFAILEQAGVQECDIFIALTEYDEVNMISAVLAKKMGAKETIVRVRNPEYSNAYFKEKNILGFSLIVNPELLAARAISNIIDFPNALSVERFAGGRVSLMEFVIKDSSGLCQMPISDFRKKFGNIIVCAMERDHQLMIPSGDVTIQDKDRIFVTGNRVDMMLFHNYFKSRAVKSLLIVGAGKIAYYLLGILKDSRIDTKVIEINPERARFFSEKFPNLYIVQGDGTAKDILLEESAPSYDAVATLTGVDEENIITSMFLDRVGVQKNITKVNRTSLLEIIHAPDFSSIITPKIIAVDTIMHFIRGRVNAQYSDLQAMHHLANGQIETLQFHIKEANKMTAKPLSQLKLKKEVLIAAIIRKGKTIFPTGEDMLEVGDQLLIITLLPNITKIYDLIER is encoded by the coding sequence ATGAAAATTGTCCTTGTTGGTGGAGGGAAAGTCGGTTTTGCCCTCTGTCGTTCACTAGTAGCGGAAAAACATGACGTTGTCCTCATCGAGCAAAATGAAGCTGTACTTAACCATATTGTCAGCCGCTTTGATATCATGGGCCTCCTTGGAAATGGTGCTGACTTTGCCATCTTGGAGCAAGCCGGTGTTCAAGAGTGCGATATCTTTATCGCCCTAACCGAATACGATGAAGTGAATATGATTTCAGCGGTACTTGCTAAAAAAATGGGCGCTAAAGAAACCATCGTTCGAGTGCGAAATCCTGAATACTCTAATGCCTATTTTAAAGAGAAAAATATTCTTGGATTTTCACTTATCGTTAACCCAGAACTCTTAGCAGCCCGTGCCATCTCAAATATCATCGATTTCCCTAATGCCCTCTCAGTTGAGCGTTTTGCTGGAGGTCGGGTCAGCCTGATGGAGTTTGTTATCAAAGATTCTAGCGGTCTTTGTCAAATGCCAATCTCAGACTTCCGTAAAAAATTTGGCAACATCATTGTCTGTGCTATGGAAAGAGACCATCAACTCATGATTCCAAGTGGTGATGTCACTATCCAGGACAAGGATAGGATTTTTGTTACGGGAAATCGTGTGGATATGATGCTTTTCCACAACTATTTCAAATCACGTGCAGTGAAAAGCTTGCTTATCGTTGGAGCTGGAAAAATTGCTTATTATCTACTTGGCATTTTGAAAGACAGTCGCATCGATACCAAGGTTATTGAGATCAATCCTGAAAGAGCTCGTTTCTTTAGTGAAAAATTCCCAAATCTCTATATCGTTCAGGGAGATGGAACTGCAAAAGACATATTACTAGAAGAAAGTGCTCCTAGCTATGATGCAGTCGCAACCTTAACTGGGGTTGATGAGGAAAACATCATCACCTCTATGTTTCTTGACCGTGTTGGCGTCCAGAAAAATATCACCAAGGTCAACCGGACCAGTCTCCTAGAAATTATCCATGCACCTGATTTTTCAAGTATCATCACACCCAAAATCATCGCAGTGGATACCATTATGCACTTTATCCGTGGTCGGGTAAACGCCCAATACTCAGACCTTCAAGCTATGCACCATCTTGCAAATGGTCAAATTGAAACCCTACAATTCCATATCAAGGAAGCTAATAAAATGACTGCCAAACCCCTTTCACAGTTAAAATTGAAGAAAGAGGTTCTCATCGCAGCCATTATCCGAAAAGGAAAAACAATCTTCCCGACTGGAGAGGATATGCTTGAGGTAGGAGACCAGTTACTGATAATCACCCTGCTACCAAACATCACCAAGATTTATGATTTGATTGAGAGGTAA
- the pheT gene encoding phenylalanine--tRNA ligase subunit beta, with translation MLVSYKWLKELVDIDVPSQELAEKMSTTGIEVEGVESPAAGLSKIVVGEVLSCEDVPETHLHVCQVNVGEEEARQIVCGAPNVRAGIKVMVALPGARIADNYKIKKGKIRGLESLGMICSLGELGISDSVVPKEFADGIQILPEDAVPGEEVFSYLDLDDEIIELSITPNRADALSMRGVAHEVAAIYDKAVSFKEFTLTETNEVAADALSVNIDTDKAPYYAARILDNVTIAPSPQWLQNLLMNEGIRPINNVVDVTNYILLYFGQPMHAFDLDTFEGNDIRVREARVGEKLVTLDGEERDLDVNDLVITVADKPVALAGVMGGQATEISEKSSRVVLEAAVFNGKSIRKTSGRLNLRSESSSRFEKGINVATVNEALDAATSMIAELAGATVHKGIVSAGGLDTSDVEVSSTLADVNRVLGTELSYADVEDVFRRLGFGLSGNADSFTVSVPRRRWDITIEADLFEEIARIYGYDRLPTSLPKDDGTAGELTATQKLRRQVRTIAEGAGLTEIITYALTTPEKAVEFTAQPSKLTELMWPMTVDRSVLRQNMVSGILDTVAYNVARKNKNLALYEIGKVFEQTGNPKEDLPNEINSFALALTGLVAEKDFQTAAVPVDFFYAKGILEALFARLGLQVTYTATSEITSLHPGRTAVISLGDQVLGFLGQVHPVTAKAYDIPETYVAELNLSAIEAALQPATPFVEITKFPAVSRDIALLLKAEISHQEVVDAIQAAGVKRLTDIKLFDVFSGEKLGLGMKSMAYSLTFQNPEDSLTDEEVARYMEKIQVSLEERVNAEVR, from the coding sequence ATGTTAGTATCTTATAAATGGTTAAAAGAATTGGTGGACATCGATGTGCCATCACAAGAGTTGGCTGAGAAAATGTCAACTACAGGGATTGAGGTCGAAGGTGTCGAATCACCGGCTGCTGGTCTCTCAAAAATTGTCGTCGGTGAGGTCTTGTCTTGCGAAGATGTGCCAGAAACTCACTTGCATGTCTGTCAGGTTAATGTGGGTGAAGAAGAAGCCCGTCAAATCGTTTGTGGTGCTCCAAATGTGCGTGCTGGTATCAAGGTCATGGTGGCACTTCCGGGAGCTCGTATCGCGGACAATTACAAGATCAAAAAAGGAAAAATCCGCGGTCTTGAGTCTCTCGGAATGATTTGTTCACTGGGTGAGTTGGGTATTTCTGACTCCGTTGTTCCAAAAGAATTTGCGGATGGTATCCAAATCTTGCCAGAAGATGCTGTTCCAGGTGAGGAAGTCTTCTCTTACCTAGACTTGGATGATGAAATCATCGAGCTTTCTATTACACCCAACCGTGCAGATGCCCTATCTATGCGTGGAGTAGCGCACGAAGTGGCAGCCATCTATGACAAGGCAGTCAGCTTTAAAGAATTTACCTTAACAGAAACAAACGAAGTAGCAGCAGATGCTCTTTCTGTCAACATTGACACAGACAAGGCTCCTTACTATGCAGCCCGTATCTTGGACAATGTGACCATCGCACCAAGTCCACAATGGTTGCAAAATCTTCTTATGAATGAAGGTATCCGTCCAATCAACAACGTAGTGGACGTGACCAACTATATCTTGCTCTACTTTGGCCAACCCATGCATGCCTTTGACTTGGATACCTTTGAAGGAAATGACATCCGTGTACGTGAAGCGCGTGTCGGTGAAAAATTGGTGACCTTGGATGGTGAAGAACGTGATTTGGATGTGAATGACCTAGTCATCACTGTCGCAGACAAACCAGTAGCCCTTGCAGGTGTTATGGGTGGTCAAGCAACAGAAATCTCTGAAAAATCTAGTCGTGTTGTCCTTGAAGCTGCTGTTTTCAATGGGAAATCTATCCGTAAGACCAGCGGTCGCCTCAACCTTCGTTCAGAATCATCTTCTCGTTTTGAAAAAGGCATTAATGTGGCAACAGTCAATGAAGCCCTTGATGCGGCTACTAGCATGATTGCTGAACTTGCAGGTGCGACGGTGCATAAGGGTATTGTTTCAGCAGGTGGGCTTGATACCTCTGATGTAGAAGTTTCTTCAACCCTTGCAGATGTTAACCGTGTCCTTGGAACTGAGCTTTCTTATGCTGATGTAGAAGACGTCTTCCGTCGTCTTGGTTTTGGTCTTTCTGGCAATGCAGATAGCTTTACAGTCAGCGTCCCACGTCGTCGTTGGGATATCACTATCGAGGCAGATCTTTTTGAAGAAATCGCTCGTATCTATGGATATGACCGCTTGCCAACTAGTCTTCCAAAAGACGATGGTACAGCTGGTGAATTGACTGCGACACAAAAACTCCGTCGTCAAGTTCGTACTATCGCTGAAGGAGCAGGATTGACAGAAATTATCACCTACGCTCTGACTACTCCTGAGAAAGCAGTAGAGTTCACAGCTCAACCAAGTAAGCTGACTGAACTCATGTGGCCTATGACAGTGGACCGTTCCGTTCTCCGTCAAAATATGGTTTCTGGTATCCTCGATACCGTTGCCTACAATGTGGCTCGTAAGAACAAAAACTTGGCTCTTTATGAGATTGGAAAAGTCTTTGAACAAACAGGCAATCCAAAAGAAGACCTACCAAACGAGATCAACAGCTTTGCCCTTGCTTTGACAGGCTTGGTTGCAGAAAAAGACTTCCAAACAGCAGCGGTTCCAGTTGATTTCTTCTATGCTAAGGGAATCCTTGAAGCCCTCTTTGCTCGTTTGGGACTCCAAGTAACTTATACTGCAACATCTGAAATCACTAGCCTTCACCCAGGACGTACAGCCGTAATCTCACTCGGTGACCAAGTTCTTGGTTTCCTTGGGCAAGTACATCCAGTCACTGCCAAGGCTTACGATATTCCAGAAACGTATGTAGCGGAGCTCAACCTTTCAGCCATCGAAGCTGCCCTTCAACCAGCTACTCCATTTGTGGAAATCACAAAATTCCCAGCAGTTAGCCGTGATATTGCCCTTCTTCTCAAAGCAGAAATTAGCCATCAAGAAGTTGTAGACGCAATTCAAGCTGCAGGCGTGAAACGATTGACAGATATCAAACTCTTCGACGTCTTCTCAGGCGAAAAACTAGGACTTGGTATGAAGTCAATGGCTTACAGCCTGACTTTCCAAAATCCAGAAGATAGCTTGACGGACGAAGAAGTCGCACGTTACATGGAGAAAATCCAAGTATCTCTCGAAGAAAGAGTGAATGCAGAAGTACGTTAA
- the pheS gene encoding phenylalanine--tRNA ligase subunit alpha, with protein MSTIEEQLKALREETLASLKQITAENEKEMQDLRVSVLGKKGSLTEILKGMKDVSAEMRPVIGKHVNEARDVLTAAFEETAKLLEEKKVAAQLASESIDVTLPGRPVATGHRHVLTQTSEEIEDIFIGMGYQVVDGFEVEKDYYNFERMNLPKDHPARDMQDTFYITEEILLRTHTSPVQARAMDAHDFSKGPLKMISPGRVFRRDTDDATHSHQFHQIEGLVVGKNISMADLQGTLQLIVQKMFGEERQIRLRPSYFPFTEPSVEVDVSCFKCGGEGCNVCKKTGWIEIMGAGMVHPRVLEMSGIDATVYSGFAFGLGQERVAMLRYGINDIRGFYQGDVRFSEQFK; from the coding sequence ATGTCAACTATTGAAGAACAATTAAAAGCGCTTCGCGAAGAAACGCTGGCTAGCTTGAAGCAGATTACTGCTGAAAATGAAAAAGAGATGCAAGATTTACGTGTCTCTGTCCTTGGGAAGAAAGGATCGCTTACTGAAATCCTCAAAGGGATGAAAGATGTTTCTGCTGAGATGCGCCCAGTCATCGGGAAACACGTCAATGAAGCTCGTGATGTCTTGACAGCTGCTTTTGAAGAAACAGCTAAGCTCTTGGAAGAAAAGAAAGTTGCAGCTCAACTAGCAAGTGAGAGCATCGATGTGACACTTCCAGGTCGTCCAGTTGCGACTGGTCACCGTCACGTTTTGACACAAACCAGTGAAGAAATCGAAGATATTTTTATCGGCATGGGTTACCAAGTCGTGGATGGTTTTGAAGTTGAAAAAGACTACTACAACTTTGAACGCATGAACCTTCCAAAAGACCACCCAGCCCGTGATATGCAGGATACTTTCTATATCACTGAAGAAATCTTGCTCCGTACTCACACGTCTCCAGTTCAGGCGCGTGCCATGGATGCCCATGATTTTTCAAAAGGTCCTTTGAAGATGATTTCGCCAGGGCGTGTGTTCCGTCGTGATACGGATGATGCGACCCACAGTCACCAATTCCATCAAATCGAAGGCTTGGTTGTTGGGAAAAATATCTCTATGGCAGACCTTCAAGGAACGCTTCAGTTAATCGTTCAAAAAATGTTTGGTGAAGAGCGTCAAATTCGTCTGCGTCCCTCTTACTTCCCATTCACAGAGCCATCTGTTGAGGTGGATGTTTCCTGCTTCAAGTGTGGTGGAGAAGGCTGTAACGTATGTAAGAAAACAGGTTGGATCGAAATTATGGGTGCTGGTATGGTTCACCCACGTGTCCTTGAAATGAGTGGTATCGATGCGACTGTTTACTCTGGCTTTGCCTTTGGTCTTGGTCAAGAGCGTGTAGCCATGCTTCGCTACGGAATCAATGATATCCGTGGTTTCTACCAAGGGGATGTCCGCTTCTCAGAACAGTTTAAATAA